A single Drosophila miranda strain MSH22 chromosome XR, D.miranda_PacBio2.1, whole genome shotgun sequence DNA region contains:
- the LOC108150928 gene encoding uncharacterized protein LOC108150928: MAQLHLLLYCATTLLIANALVLTPQLLSAASVADNEQGGIIGKSKTSFPFPLDDDVEGVELPMEVDQEVTVDQRQSQQQQQQQHSLPPPWLEFAEDTAPVAAPPSPKHRLGGHKHPTVIKHPTNGFHKLSSHGHRSCYVEITKHVEGICQSMPLGSACVTDDYMVIYNDGNCSTQ; the protein is encoded by the coding sequence ATGGCCCAACTCCATCTGCTGCTCTACTGTGCCACAACTCTGCTGATTGCCAACGCCTTGGTGCTGACGCCGCAGCTCCTGAGCGCCGCCTCTGTGGCCGATAATGAGCAGGGGGGAATCATCGGCAAATCGAAGACATCCTTCCCCTTTCCGCTCGACGACGATGTAGAGGGCGTGGAACTGCCCATGGAGGTGGACCAAGAGGTCACTGTGGACCAGCGacagtcgcagcagcaacagcagcagcagcactcgcTGCCTCCTCCCTGGTTGGAGTTTGCCGAAGATACAGCCCCGGTGGCAGCGCCCCCATCGCCCAAGCACCGGCTGGGCGGCCACAAGCATCCGACCGTCATCAAGCATCCGACGAACGGCTTCCACAAGCTCTCCTCCCACGGCCATCGCTCCTGCTACGTGGAGATCACCAAGCATGTGGAGGGCATCTGCCAGTCCATGCCCCTGGGAAGTGCCTGTGTGACCGATGACTATATGGTCATCTACAACGATGGCAACTGCTCCACTCAGTAG
- the LOC108150919 gene encoding glycerophosphocholine phosphodiesterase GPCPD1, with amino-acid sequence MYRFCVLLNVLKSISILLFLFMPLLLLLPLPLSYATTSRTELNESLVFAAEKLQAFKIFDDEQQPAGQVSGRSFICVPLFRVFSLELRHNIRLAADEYIAVSGDHAALGHWQLEKAVPLKAQDRARTKWYLRLWVCASQRFYYRYLIYAKNGQGRRILRSWEGQKVARMMQTYEIYRSPGLDIYGEAYPRSVGGGFHLERGWLQHEYVIELKFVWQDHIVISGVGSKAKLRLALTPLNVIDDSRIEVAKYAYNHSSFRPLSALGVKYSQGSIVIFRISQPLDIYNAFRLSIYQIGSKQSLGEVYIFPEQIRGSRGTLQLPIFASLQTIAIGQLSLPYLVVLPMPKVEACNLRESFHHYWPDNWPTMDVGYRGLGASYYQASTTLTENTIESFLAVMKAKGDMVQLDVQLTKDYVPVVWHGFGFYTSGKDQQIRDRFDLRYVLIRELTYAELKASRVFILKRWSLQEYTHLNLRDSSRSQRIFPKLSEVYEALPKSLGLLVEIKWPQLMASGLLESTQSLNKNVYVDRILQTTVRYGCGRPLIFASFDADICTMIRLKQQVFPAILMSIGRSNIWDPYMDLRAQSFQQAVNFAHSAEILGTALHVENFAQKHQLLSVALDLKQVLFLWGNDLGQDEHLLEQFRALDATGIIYDHMDRVGPASWKRSSFFRAPQLLELFGAQCVASGNSSTIPGAKPPKPTIWPKLR; translated from the coding sequence ATGTATCGATTTTGTGTGTTGTTGAATGTGTTAAAATCAATTAGCATACTGCTGTTTCTGTTtatgccgctgctgctgctgctgcccctgccATTGTCTTATGCCACCACCAGTCGAACGGAACTGAATGAATCGCTTGTCTTTGCCGCCGAGAAGCTGCAGGCCTTCAAGATCTTCGACGATGAGCAGCAGCCAGCCGGCCAGGTCTCGGGTCGCAGCTTCATCTGTGTGCCCCTCTTTCGGGTCTTCAGTCTGGAGCTGAGGCACAACATTCGCCTGGCTGCCGACGAGTATATTGCCGTTAGCGGGGATCATGCCGCCCTCGGGCATTGGCAGCTGGAGAAGGCAGTTCCGCTGAAGGCGCAGGACAGGGCCAGGACCAAGTGGTATCTCCGGCTGTGGGTCTGTGCCAGCCAGCGATTCTACTATCGCTATCTGATCTACGCGAAGAATGGCCAGGGCAGGCGGATTCTGCGAAGCTGGGAGGGCCAGAAGGTGGCCAGAATGATGCAGACCTACGAGATCTATCGATCCCCCGGCCTGGACATCTACGGCGAAGCCTATCCCCGATCGGTGGGTGGTGGCTTCCACCTGGAGCGCGGCTGGCTGCAGCACGAGTACGTAATCGAGCTAAAGTTCGTGTGGCAAGATCACATAGTCATCTCTGGGGTCGGCAGCAAGGCCAAGCTCCGACTGGCGCTGACGCCCCTCAACGTGATCGATGATTCCCGGATTGAGGTCGCCAAATATGCCTACAATCACTCCTCGTTCCGTCCACTGTCCGCGCTGGGAGTGAAGTACAGCCAGGGCTCCATTGTGATCTTCCGCATCAGCCAGCCCCTGGACATCTACAACGCCTTTCGCCTTTCCATCTATCAGATAGGGAGCAAGCAGTCCCTGGGCGAGGTCTACATCTTTCCCGAGCAAATCCGGGGAAGTCGCGGCACGCTGCAGCTCCCGATCTTCGCCAGTCTCCAGACCATAGCCATTGGACAGCTGAGCCTGCCCTATCTGGTGGTGCTGCCCATGCCCAAGGTGGAGGCCTGCAACTTGAGGGAGAGCTTCCATCACTACTGGCCCGACAACTGGCCCACCATGGATGTGGGCTATCGGGGACTGGGGGCCAGCTACTATCAGGCCTCCACCACCCTCACGGAGAACACGATAGAAAGCTTCCTGGCTGTGATGAAGGCCAAGGGCGACATGGTTCAGCTAGACGTGCAGCTAACCAAGGACTATGTCCCTGTGGTTTGGCATGGCTTTGGGTTCTACACATCCGGCAAGGATCAGCAGATCAGGGATCGTTTCGATCTGCGCTACGTGCTGATCAGGGAGCTAACCTACGCGGAGCTCAAAGCCAGTCGCGTGTTCATCCTGAAGCGCTGGAGCCTGCAGGAATACACGCACCTCAATCTGAGGGACTCCAGCCGGAGCCAAAGAATCTTCCCCAAGCTCTCGGAGGTGTACGAGGCCCTGCCCAAGTCACTGGGCCTGCTGGTGGAGATCAAGTGGCCGCAACTGATGGCTTCGGGTCTCCTGGAGTCGACCCAGAGCCTCAACAAGAATGTCTATGTGGATAGAATCCTGCAGACGACGGTCCGCTATGGCTGCGGTCGTCCCCTGATCTTTGCCAGCTTCGATGCGGACATCTGCACTATGATCCGGCTCAAGCAGCAGGTCTTCCCCGCGATCCTGATGAGCATTGGGCGGTCCAACATATGGGATCCATACATGGATCTCAGAGCCCAGAGCTTCCAGCAGGCCGTCAATTTTGCCCATTCGGCGGAAATCCTGGGCACAGCCCTGCACGTGGAGAACTTTGCCCAGAAACATCAATTGCTGAGCGTTGCTCTCGACCTGAAACAGGTGCTCTTCCTCTGGGGCAATGACCTGGGCCAGGACGAGCATCTGCTGGAGCAGTTTCGGGCCCTAGACGCGACTGGCATTATCTACGATCATATGGATCGCGTGGGTCCGGCCAGCTGGAAACGTTCCTCCTTCTTCCGGGCGCCCCAGCTGCTAGAGCTGTTTGGGGCCCAGTGCGTGGCCAGTGGCAATTCATCGACCATTCCGGGCGCAAAGCCGCCCAAGCCTACGATATGGCCAAAATTGAGATAG
- the LOC108150927 gene encoding uncharacterized protein LOC108150927, translating to MPKASSVYGQLERKLICMRLRTSQWEFQCQCLCLRMGLLLLLLSPIGRACASGAWKCLYKEFPVDTEKIKGGWWIYGTNPGGETRCYLDGLNLYWTRITMTDYDNYAVELHCSLPWFKHLMAIYTRTQEPTQETLNAVAGYLQTVRLSLDNFTLVAKPENCVNQSHGPWQRWYLARYLHLEYHPHYLKPLIDDENI from the exons ATGCCTAAAGCCAGTTCAGTTTATGGCCAATTAGAGCGCAAACTCATTTGCATGAGGCTTAGGACGAGCCAGTGGGAAttccagtgccagtgcctATGCCTCCGCATGggtctgttgctgttgctgctatcACCAATCGGTAGGGCCTGTGCCAGCGGGGCGTGGAAATGTCTATACAAAGAATTTCCAGTTGACACAGAGAAG ATCAAGGGCGGCTGGTGGATTTATGGGACCAATCCAGGGGGAGAGACACGATGCTACCTCGACGGCC TGAATCTCTATTGGACACGCATTACCATGACGGACTACGATAATTATGCCGTGGAACTTCACTGCTCCCTGCCCTGGTTCAAGCATCTGATGGCCATCTACACCAGGACCCAGGAACCCACACAGGAGACCCTCAACGCAGTCGCTGGCTACCTTCAGACGGTACGTCTGTCATTGGACAACTTTACGCTGGTGGCGAAGCCGGAAAACTGTGTGAACCAGAGCCACGGTCCCTGGCAGCGCTGGTATCTGGCCAGGTATCTTCATTTGGAATACCATCCGCATTATCTCAAGCCTCTGATCGACGATGAAAATATCTGA
- the LOC108150920 gene encoding glycerophosphocholine phosphodiesterase GPCPD1 isoform X3 has translation MSDNQCAAYVEAATVPPGALIKYGTANELEPSATGAVTGAGAGAGAGASCKPTLREFNVRLETPLAPEERLGLTGDVKALGEWQLSRCVPLDSLDELNWQATVPLQSCRQLEYRYFVYVEDLSGYKQIRRWETHFKPRSLGPCSEIQCSQIDVFGITADNADLKPQVHRGWLNHEVIVQLKFNSEKMFQVHDIETFDPQHVQLKIVPVEMTAGLLVEYTKQEYGKSQLENQPTFGVPYTKGDIVIFHITVPLEKMLQQHFRLDCYTMSNELLGSANLVSSELTGSEGLLHLRIKSASDAEETLARLRLPYVIVQPYRYSPLDFKTTYAHYWPKSWPNLDVGHRGNGKSYIADAPAERENTIASFLSAHEHNADMIELDIHLTADGVPVIYHDFGLRTAPPGKQISKPDQLEYVLIKDINYELLKRLRIFSVINGRVVEYPSHNAESRPAHRIFPRLVEVLDELPKSLGIDVEIKWPQRRQGGGSEAEQTIDKNFFADRVLHQVIQHGCGRPIIFSSFDADMCTMLRFKQNVFPVMYLTQGQTKKWQPFLDLRTRTFEAAVNNAQAFELAGTAPHAEDFLGENAAQMLQRAKDLGQIAVVWGDDCNSRERVKYFTQIGATATCYDRSDLYMPDGKQEAFFKSPALMAEFAAQCRV, from the coding sequence TGTGCCGCATACGTGGAGGCCGCCACCGTGCCACCGGGCGCCCTCATCAAGTATGGAACGGCCAATGAGCTGGAGCCGTCGGCCACCGGCGCAGTCACCGGTGCAGGTGCAGGTGCCGGTGCCGGGGCCTCCTGCAAGCCGACGCTGAGGGAGTTCAACGTGAGACTGGAGACTCCCCTGGCGCCGGAGGAGCGCCTGGGACTGACTGGCGACGTGAAGGCCCTGGGCGAGTGGCAGCTCTCGCGCTGCGTGCCCCTGGACTCCCTCGACGAGCTCAACTGGCAGGCCACGGTGCCGCTGCAGTCGTGTCGTCAGCTGGAATACCGCTACTTTGTCTACGTGGAGGATCTGTCCGGCTACAAGCAGATCCGCCGCTGGGAGACGCACTTCAAGCCGCGCTCCCTGGGTCCCTGCTCGGAGATTCAGTGCAGCCAGATCGACGTGTTCGGCATAACCGCGGACAATGCGGATCTGAAGCCGCAGGTCCATCGCGGCTGGCTTAATCACGAGGTGATTGTCCAGCTCAAGTTCAACAGCGAAAAGATGTTCCAAGTGCACGACATCGAAACCTTCGATCCCCAGCATGTCCAGCTGAAGATCGTGCCCGTGGAGATGACCGCTGGCCTCCTGGTGGAGTACACCAAGCAGGAGTACGGCAAGAGTCAGCTGGAGAATCAGCCCACATTCGGAGTGCCCTATACCAAGGGCGACATTGTCATCTTCCACATAACAGTGCCGCTCGAGAAGATGCTGCAGCAGCACTTCCGTCTGGACTGCTACACCATGTCCAACGAGCTCCTGGGCAGCGCCAATCTTGTCAGCTCGGAGCTGACGGGCAGCGAGGGACTCCTCCATCTGCGCATCAAGTCGGCCAGCGATGCCGAGGAGACCTTGGCCCGACTCCGTTTGCCGTATGTCATTGTCCAGCCGTACCGGTACTCGCCGCTGGACTTCAAGACCACCTATGCCCACTATTGGCCCAAGAGCTGGCCCAATCTGGACGTGGGACATCGCGGCAACGGCAAGAGCTACATTGCCGATGCCCCGGCGGAGAGGGAGAACACGATTGCCTCCTTCCTGAGTGCCCACGAGCACAATGCGGACATGATTGAGCTGGATATCCACCTCACGGCCGACGGAGTGCCAGTGATTTATCACGACTTTGGCCTGCGCACCGCCCCGCCTGGCAAGCAGATCAGCAAGCCGGACCAACTGGAATACGTCCTGATCAAGGACATCAACTATGAGCTGCTCAAGCGCCTGCGCATCTTCTCTGTGATCAATGGGCGGGTGGTGGAGTATCCCTCGCACAATGCCGAGTCCCGACCCGCACATCGCATCTTTCCGCGCCTCGTGGAGGTGCTCGACGAGCTGCCCAAATCCCTGGGCATCGATGTGGAGATCAAGTGGCCGCAGCGTCGCCAAGGCGGTGGCAGCGAGGCCGAGCAGACGATCGACAAGAACTTCTTTGCTGACCGTGTGCTGCACCAGGTGATCCAGCATGGCTGCGGGCGTCCCATCATTTTCTCCAGCTTCGACGCCGACATGTGCACCATGTTGCGCTTCAAGCAGAACGTCTTTCCTGTGATGTACCTCACCCAGGGCCAGACGAAGAAATGGCAGCCGTTCCTTGACCTGCGAACGAGGACCTTCGAGGCGGCCGTCAACAATGCCCAGGCCTTCGAGCTGGCCGGCACCGCACCCCATGCCGAGGACTTCCTCGGCGAGAACGCCGCCCAGATGCTCCAGCGGGCCAAGGACCTGGGCCAGATCGCCGTCGTCTGGGGCGACGACTGCAACTCGCGGGAGCGTGTCAAGTATTTCACACAGATTGGGGCCACGGCCACGTGCTACGATCGCAGCGATCTCTACATGCCCGATGGCAAGCAGGAAGCGTTCTTCAAGTCTCCGGCCCTGATGGCCGAATTCGCGGCGCAGTGCCGGGTGTAG
- the LOC108150920 gene encoding glycerophosphocholine phosphodiesterase GPCPD1 isoform X1 — protein sequence MGCSAHLHKLWLWRLHYLSPICHRPHGKCRLIRGRSCITTNQLPWQQQHPHCHHPQQKVHLIPCGSHAVRSKCAAYVEAATVPPGALIKYGTANELEPSATGAVTGAGAGAGAGASCKPTLREFNVRLETPLAPEERLGLTGDVKALGEWQLSRCVPLDSLDELNWQATVPLQSCRQLEYRYFVYVEDLSGYKQIRRWETHFKPRSLGPCSEIQCSQIDVFGITADNADLKPQVHRGWLNHEVIVQLKFNSEKMFQVHDIETFDPQHVQLKIVPVEMTAGLLVEYTKQEYGKSQLENQPTFGVPYTKGDIVIFHITVPLEKMLQQHFRLDCYTMSNELLGSANLVSSELTGSEGLLHLRIKSASDAEETLARLRLPYVIVQPYRYSPLDFKTTYAHYWPKSWPNLDVGHRGNGKSYIADAPAERENTIASFLSAHEHNADMIELDIHLTADGVPVIYHDFGLRTAPPGKQISKPDQLEYVLIKDINYELLKRLRIFSVINGRVVEYPSHNAESRPAHRIFPRLVEVLDELPKSLGIDVEIKWPQRRQGGGSEAEQTIDKNFFADRVLHQVIQHGCGRPIIFSSFDADMCTMLRFKQNVFPVMYLTQGQTKKWQPFLDLRTRTFEAAVNNAQAFELAGTAPHAEDFLGENAAQMLQRAKDLGQIAVVWGDDCNSRERVKYFTQIGATATCYDRSDLYMPDGKQEAFFKSPALMAEFAAQCRV from the exons ATGGGTTGCTCAGCCCACTTACATAAACTTTGGCTATGGCGACTGCACTATTTATCGCCCATTTGTCATAGGCCACACGGCAAGTGTCGGCTAATCCGAGGCAGAAGTTGCATCACCACCAATCAACTGccatggcagcagcagcacccccACTGCCACCATCCGCAACAAAAAGTGCATTTGATTCCTTGCGGATCTCACGCGGTTCGCTCAAAG TGTGCCGCATACGTGGAGGCCGCCACCGTGCCACCGGGCGCCCTCATCAAGTATGGAACGGCCAATGAGCTGGAGCCGTCGGCCACCGGCGCAGTCACCGGTGCAGGTGCAGGTGCCGGTGCCGGGGCCTCCTGCAAGCCGACGCTGAGGGAGTTCAACGTGAGACTGGAGACTCCCCTGGCGCCGGAGGAGCGCCTGGGACTGACTGGCGACGTGAAGGCCCTGGGCGAGTGGCAGCTCTCGCGCTGCGTGCCCCTGGACTCCCTCGACGAGCTCAACTGGCAGGCCACGGTGCCGCTGCAGTCGTGTCGTCAGCTGGAATACCGCTACTTTGTCTACGTGGAGGATCTGTCCGGCTACAAGCAGATCCGCCGCTGGGAGACGCACTTCAAGCCGCGCTCCCTGGGTCCCTGCTCGGAGATTCAGTGCAGCCAGATCGACGTGTTCGGCATAACCGCGGACAATGCGGATCTGAAGCCGCAGGTCCATCGCGGCTGGCTTAATCACGAGGTGATTGTCCAGCTCAAGTTCAACAGCGAAAAGATGTTCCAAGTGCACGACATCGAAACCTTCGATCCCCAGCATGTCCAGCTGAAGATCGTGCCCGTGGAGATGACCGCTGGCCTCCTGGTGGAGTACACCAAGCAGGAGTACGGCAAGAGTCAGCTGGAGAATCAGCCCACATTCGGAGTGCCCTATACCAAGGGCGACATTGTCATCTTCCACATAACAGTGCCGCTCGAGAAGATGCTGCAGCAGCACTTCCGTCTGGACTGCTACACCATGTCCAACGAGCTCCTGGGCAGCGCCAATCTTGTCAGCTCGGAGCTGACGGGCAGCGAGGGACTCCTCCATCTGCGCATCAAGTCGGCCAGCGATGCCGAGGAGACCTTGGCCCGACTCCGTTTGCCGTATGTCATTGTCCAGCCGTACCGGTACTCGCCGCTGGACTTCAAGACCACCTATGCCCACTATTGGCCCAAGAGCTGGCCCAATCTGGACGTGGGACATCGCGGCAACGGCAAGAGCTACATTGCCGATGCCCCGGCGGAGAGGGAGAACACGATTGCCTCCTTCCTGAGTGCCCACGAGCACAATGCGGACATGATTGAGCTGGATATCCACCTCACGGCCGACGGAGTGCCAGTGATTTATCACGACTTTGGCCTGCGCACCGCCCCGCCTGGCAAGCAGATCAGCAAGCCGGACCAACTGGAATACGTCCTGATCAAGGACATCAACTATGAGCTGCTCAAGCGCCTGCGCATCTTCTCTGTGATCAATGGGCGGGTGGTGGAGTATCCCTCGCACAATGCCGAGTCCCGACCCGCACATCGCATCTTTCCGCGCCTCGTGGAGGTGCTCGACGAGCTGCCCAAATCCCTGGGCATCGATGTGGAGATCAAGTGGCCGCAGCGTCGCCAAGGCGGTGGCAGCGAGGCCGAGCAGACGATCGACAAGAACTTCTTTGCTGACCGTGTGCTGCACCAGGTGATCCAGCATGGCTGCGGGCGTCCCATCATTTTCTCCAGCTTCGACGCCGACATGTGCACCATGTTGCGCTTCAAGCAGAACGTCTTTCCTGTGATGTACCTCACCCAGGGCCAGACGAAGAAATGGCAGCCGTTCCTTGACCTGCGAACGAGGACCTTCGAGGCGGCCGTCAACAATGCCCAGGCCTTCGAGCTGGCCGGCACCGCACCCCATGCCGAGGACTTCCTCGGCGAGAACGCCGCCCAGATGCTCCAGCGGGCCAAGGACCTGGGCCAGATCGCCGTCGTCTGGGGCGACGACTGCAACTCGCGGGAGCGTGTCAAGTATTTCACACAGATTGGGGCCACGGCCACGTGCTACGATCGCAGCGATCTCTACATGCCCGATGGCAAGCAGGAAGCGTTCTTCAAGTCTCCGGCCCTGATGGCCGAATTCGCGGCGCAGTGCCGGGTGTAG
- the LOC108150920 gene encoding glycerophosphocholine phosphodiesterase GPCPD1 isoform X2, with amino-acid sequence MSVPMILTPMEHQSSDEHMQNCAAYVEAATVPPGALIKYGTANELEPSATGAVTGAGAGAGAGASCKPTLREFNVRLETPLAPEERLGLTGDVKALGEWQLSRCVPLDSLDELNWQATVPLQSCRQLEYRYFVYVEDLSGYKQIRRWETHFKPRSLGPCSEIQCSQIDVFGITADNADLKPQVHRGWLNHEVIVQLKFNSEKMFQVHDIETFDPQHVQLKIVPVEMTAGLLVEYTKQEYGKSQLENQPTFGVPYTKGDIVIFHITVPLEKMLQQHFRLDCYTMSNELLGSANLVSSELTGSEGLLHLRIKSASDAEETLARLRLPYVIVQPYRYSPLDFKTTYAHYWPKSWPNLDVGHRGNGKSYIADAPAERENTIASFLSAHEHNADMIELDIHLTADGVPVIYHDFGLRTAPPGKQISKPDQLEYVLIKDINYELLKRLRIFSVINGRVVEYPSHNAESRPAHRIFPRLVEVLDELPKSLGIDVEIKWPQRRQGGGSEAEQTIDKNFFADRVLHQVIQHGCGRPIIFSSFDADMCTMLRFKQNVFPVMYLTQGQTKKWQPFLDLRTRTFEAAVNNAQAFELAGTAPHAEDFLGENAAQMLQRAKDLGQIAVVWGDDCNSRERVKYFTQIGATATCYDRSDLYMPDGKQEAFFKSPALMAEFAAQCRV; translated from the coding sequence TGTGCCGCATACGTGGAGGCCGCCACCGTGCCACCGGGCGCCCTCATCAAGTATGGAACGGCCAATGAGCTGGAGCCGTCGGCCACCGGCGCAGTCACCGGTGCAGGTGCAGGTGCCGGTGCCGGGGCCTCCTGCAAGCCGACGCTGAGGGAGTTCAACGTGAGACTGGAGACTCCCCTGGCGCCGGAGGAGCGCCTGGGACTGACTGGCGACGTGAAGGCCCTGGGCGAGTGGCAGCTCTCGCGCTGCGTGCCCCTGGACTCCCTCGACGAGCTCAACTGGCAGGCCACGGTGCCGCTGCAGTCGTGTCGTCAGCTGGAATACCGCTACTTTGTCTACGTGGAGGATCTGTCCGGCTACAAGCAGATCCGCCGCTGGGAGACGCACTTCAAGCCGCGCTCCCTGGGTCCCTGCTCGGAGATTCAGTGCAGCCAGATCGACGTGTTCGGCATAACCGCGGACAATGCGGATCTGAAGCCGCAGGTCCATCGCGGCTGGCTTAATCACGAGGTGATTGTCCAGCTCAAGTTCAACAGCGAAAAGATGTTCCAAGTGCACGACATCGAAACCTTCGATCCCCAGCATGTCCAGCTGAAGATCGTGCCCGTGGAGATGACCGCTGGCCTCCTGGTGGAGTACACCAAGCAGGAGTACGGCAAGAGTCAGCTGGAGAATCAGCCCACATTCGGAGTGCCCTATACCAAGGGCGACATTGTCATCTTCCACATAACAGTGCCGCTCGAGAAGATGCTGCAGCAGCACTTCCGTCTGGACTGCTACACCATGTCCAACGAGCTCCTGGGCAGCGCCAATCTTGTCAGCTCGGAGCTGACGGGCAGCGAGGGACTCCTCCATCTGCGCATCAAGTCGGCCAGCGATGCCGAGGAGACCTTGGCCCGACTCCGTTTGCCGTATGTCATTGTCCAGCCGTACCGGTACTCGCCGCTGGACTTCAAGACCACCTATGCCCACTATTGGCCCAAGAGCTGGCCCAATCTGGACGTGGGACATCGCGGCAACGGCAAGAGCTACATTGCCGATGCCCCGGCGGAGAGGGAGAACACGATTGCCTCCTTCCTGAGTGCCCACGAGCACAATGCGGACATGATTGAGCTGGATATCCACCTCACGGCCGACGGAGTGCCAGTGATTTATCACGACTTTGGCCTGCGCACCGCCCCGCCTGGCAAGCAGATCAGCAAGCCGGACCAACTGGAATACGTCCTGATCAAGGACATCAACTATGAGCTGCTCAAGCGCCTGCGCATCTTCTCTGTGATCAATGGGCGGGTGGTGGAGTATCCCTCGCACAATGCCGAGTCCCGACCCGCACATCGCATCTTTCCGCGCCTCGTGGAGGTGCTCGACGAGCTGCCCAAATCCCTGGGCATCGATGTGGAGATCAAGTGGCCGCAGCGTCGCCAAGGCGGTGGCAGCGAGGCCGAGCAGACGATCGACAAGAACTTCTTTGCTGACCGTGTGCTGCACCAGGTGATCCAGCATGGCTGCGGGCGTCCCATCATTTTCTCCAGCTTCGACGCCGACATGTGCACCATGTTGCGCTTCAAGCAGAACGTCTTTCCTGTGATGTACCTCACCCAGGGCCAGACGAAGAAATGGCAGCCGTTCCTTGACCTGCGAACGAGGACCTTCGAGGCGGCCGTCAACAATGCCCAGGCCTTCGAGCTGGCCGGCACCGCACCCCATGCCGAGGACTTCCTCGGCGAGAACGCCGCCCAGATGCTCCAGCGGGCCAAGGACCTGGGCCAGATCGCCGTCGTCTGGGGCGACGACTGCAACTCGCGGGAGCGTGTCAAGTATTTCACACAGATTGGGGCCACGGCCACGTGCTACGATCGCAGCGATCTCTACATGCCCGATGGCAAGCAGGAAGCGTTCTTCAAGTCTCCGGCCCTGATGGCCGAATTCGCGGCGCAGTGCCGGGTGTAG